The Methanobrevibacter millerae genome includes the window TAAGACATCTTCACCAGAAAATGCAAAAATCGTTAAAGTTGCAGACAAATGGGCAACAATGATTGTAGTGATTGCTTTTACAGCAGCAATATTAACATACTTATTTACATTTGAAATAACAAGAAGTGTAACCATATTAGTAGTTTTCTGCCCATGTGCATTGGTTTTGGCTACACCCACAGCAATATCTGCAGCAATTGGAAATCTAACAAGCCATGGTATTTTAGTTAAAGACGGAGCATCAATAGAAGAACTAGCTCATGTAAATGAATTAATATTTGACAAGACAGGAACATTAACACACGGAACACCCAAAGTAATTGAAGTTGAGTCAAATGATAAAAATATGCTAAAATTACTTGCATCTCTAGAATCTCAATCAGAACATCCCCTATCAAAATCAATTGTAAATTATTATAACAATAATGACTTATATGAAGTTGATGATTTTAAAATGTTAATTGGAAAAGGAGTAATTGGAAAAATAAATGGTTCTAAAATAATAGCTGGTAACAAGAAGCTTATGAGTATAGAAAATATTCATATTGAAAATGAAAAAGAAAATAATGATAGATCAATTGAAATTTATGTTGCAAAAGATGAAAAGATTATTGGAAAAGTATCTTTATCAGATACATTACGCAGTAATGCCAAAAAAACAATTAAAAAGTTAAAAAAACTAAATATGAAAACAACACTGCTTAGTGGAGACAACGAAAAAACAGGAGAAATCATTGCCAAAAAAGTAAATGTAGACAATTACAAATTCAATTGCCTTCCTGAAGACAAAACAGAATACATTCGCCAAAGACAACTAAAAGAAAATAAGGTTGCCATGATTGGAGATGGGATAAATGATGCACCATCCCTTAAAAAAGCCAATGTCGGAATAGCTATGGGAAGCATAGGAAGCGATTTAACAATTGAAGCGGCAAATATTGCACTGATTAATGATGATATTAAAGAAGTTCCCCATTTGATTGCAATATCA containing:
- a CDS encoding cation-translocating P-type ATPase — protein: MNLKFGKSEIKDIIFIAVSAMSVILSFVLNINYLSWIAIILCGIPIFKDCIEGLITEFDIKADLLVTIAIIASIMIGEIFAAGEIATIMAIGGFLEEYTMGKTQSKIEELIKITPQVARRIKNGIEEEINVEDVKIGDILKVLPGENIPTDGIIVKGETSINQSTLTGESLPVDKKENDEVYSGTTNLYGSFSMKTTKESEDSSLQKLIRLVKTSSPENAKIVKVADKWATMIVVIAFTAAILTYLFTFEITRSVTILVVFCPCALVLATPTAISAAIGNLTSHGILVKDGASIEELAHVNELIFDKTGTLTHGTPKVIEVESNDKNMLKLLASLESQSEHPLSKSIVNYYNNNDLYEVDDFKMLIGKGVIGKINGSKIIAGNKKLMSIENIHIENEKENNDRSIEIYVAKDEKIIGKVSLSDTLRSNAKKTIKKLKKLNMKTTLLSGDNEKTGEIIAKKVNVDNYKFNCLPEDKTEYIRQRQLKENKVAMIGDGINDAPSLKKANVGIAMGSIGSDLTIEAANIALINDDIKEVPHLIAISRKTLKVININIAFSLTLNIIAMILAMLGLLDPIAGALVHNIGSVIVIIYSSTLMNFKLSRNELEKSEKLGMTKHLNKSTT